CTGAAGGTTGTTCTGAAATCCAGAATACATCTCCGTTCTGAACGAGCTCTAACTCAGTCACCCGACTGACGCTATCCCTCACAGTCACCTCAAGTGAATTACCCTTATCGTGACTACGCCGGACGTCTTCAATAATCGGACCAGCTCCGTCACCATAGCCAAACTTCTCCCAAATAGTCGGATGCACAGCCGACTTGGATGGCGGAGGAGGAGGCACAAATTCGACACCATTGACTTTGGCTAAAGCACGGCAATAGGCATAGGGGTCGCCCATATAACCATCGAAATCCCAACCCGGCTCAAAATTGGCGCCCTCTTCCCAGTCATTCCAAGAGGAGAACATCAGCAGGTCAGGCTCGTGACGCATCGCCTCCTCAACACTTTTGACAAAAACATTTCCGCCATCACCATACATCGCCACACCTTTAGTTCGCCAAGGTTGGGCGGTTCCATCGAATTTGGGATAGATCAATTCCCCTGCATTTTTACCGTATTGCTTAGCCTGTCTCAACAAGGCTTCCAGCGATTGCTTCGATGAGTCCCACTCACGAGTACGACTATCCATCCGATTGATATTCGCAACCCCGATAACGTCATCGATTTGTTCAATTTCCCCTAGCCGATTGATATCTCCAAAAACCATCCAATGAACGGGGCCGACTTCATTCTCAACAGTTTCGATCATTGTCTCCGTTTCTTGCTGACCAACCCAATACCCCCAGGTCTGATAATAATACACTGGCTCATTGTTGATCTTAAAAAAGCCCTGATGGCTTCCATACTTCTTGATAAAGCGAATGATCCTTTGCGCCATGACCTCGGGATCTTGACTGACAGAGCCTTTTCTAAAGGCCACTTCGTCCATAAAGAAGACCTGAAAGTCTTCCTCAGCAGCAATATCTAGAATCTTGTTCAGGAAATCATCCTTTTCTTGAATAAACACCAGCCCTTTCACCATATCCGGATGAACCATAATCGCCACGGATTTCACACCGGTTGCTTTAATACAACGGATTTGCCAACGGATAATTTCAAGATTGCCCGAGTCATATAATCCAGGTAGCGGGTAGCCGTTCCGATCCCAGTTGAGACGCCATGGCTCACGGTATTGGTCAAAATTAGCCTCCATATGCCCAATGCGCTCGTCAGTGTCTGGAAACGGGAATCCCCACCAAATGTGCCACTCTTGTAAATAAGTGGGGATGTCTTTAGCGACAGCAAAGCCCTGTTCTTTTCCGACTAGAGTGTGCAGCGAACAACAAGCTAAAATAGCCAGAAACCAATTCCGCAGTTTCAGTTTTTCAAATATAATCATATCGATGATAATTCTTTCAAGTAGGGTTAACATTAGGTGGAACAGAGATACAACTGAGAGCATATAGTTTTCTTCAACGTCTTAGGTTATTGAGATTTTAAACGAGAAGTCGTATTTACTTTCGCTCAAACGGTAAGCGGCAAATGTATCCGGACCACAACTTCCAGTCCCCAGTCCACGGTGAGCAATATCAAGACAGAGCAAGGTCTGAGGTCTCGCGACGAGGTCGGTCGCATGAAAGGCATTCGTTAAATCTCTCGGATGGAAATGTAAGGCACTAAACATAAATGGTAAATGAGACTCAACTTTGATGAGGCTCGAATCAGAAGCGAGCGTTAGCCAATCAACATCGCATTTCAGGCCATTTTCCTGCGGCATCACATAGGGCACATATTGTTGATCGACGGTACTACGATGGACGGCACGCCAAACAGAGGACTTGCGGTCTGGATAATTTTCATATGGCCCTAAGCCCAGCCATTCCAAATCTTCGAGTCTAGGGTTAAGCGTAAAGATTGCCCCGACCCGTGGTAGATCTTCGATCTCATTCCCAACCTCCACATGGAAATCAAAGTCGACAGTCTCCTGATCGCGAATGGTAATTTTATAGCTCCAGTAGAAGTCCTGCCACTCCTGCCTCCCGGACGCTTCAAATCCCCATCGGAGTTCGACCTCCTCCCCTGGGATCGTTTCTTCATAAGCAAAATCAACAAGCCTGGATTCCAGTTGATCCAAACCCAGCTTTTGCCACCGCTTCAGAGGCTTGTTTTCCTGCCCACTCCATAGTTTAATCCCATCGTTATCGGTGGGCGCACGCCATAGGCTAATCTGTGGCGGGGTCGATAAGATCTCTCGACCTGCGTGGGTAAGCCGAACCAGCCCACCGGCCTGCGCATCCGCTTCAACTATCAGCTTACCAGATTTCACAAGAACTAGATCGCCATTTTGACAAATCTGACTAATGCCAGAATTCCGACTTTGGCTTGTCGCACCGGCCTCAGCCTGCCCCCCAAGGACACACTTAGGCAACGAGATCCACTCCTTAGCCACTTCGTGCCCTGCAGGACACCAAGCTTGAGTTTCCTTCGAGACGAATCGGATGAGTAATGCCGCTTCTTCTCCTTTGTAAGTATCTTTTGGAGACTGCCACACCACATTCAATTCACTTCCGGGGGCAATTGAATCCAGTTGAAAAGCGCCATCGGCAACGGCCCGGCCATCAATTAAAAGCTCCCAACTCGCATCCAGCCATCCAGTTTCAATGAAATCAAACCGTGAGCGGAACGACAAAGTTACGGGATCATCTTCAACAAGACTCACAGAAACGGGTTGAGCGAGCTTCTTTAATTCATAGATGGATGGGTGAGGCGTCCGGTCAGGCCAAAGTAAACCATCACACACAAAATTGGCATCGTTCGGTTCATCTCCATAATCACCTCCATAGGCCCAGTATGACACCCCGTTCTCATTCAAAGCTTTTAGGCCTTGATCGATCCATTCCCAAATAAATCCTCCCTGCAGCCCGGGAACAGTCTTGAACAGCTCGTAGTAGTCCGAGAGCCCTCCATTACTATTCCCCATCGAATGTGAATATTCACAGAGAATACATGGTCGCCTTTGATCCGGATGCTGCTCGTCAAACGCCCATGCCTTCAACAACTCTAAAGTCGGGTACATGGGACAAACCAGATCAGTTGCCGCGTAACCTTTATCATATGCATGCTCATCGTTAGTTCCATACATATCCCAGAGCGCGCTTTCATAATGAATAGGACGCGATCCATCATAATGCCGGATCCATGCGGCCAAACCATCATGATGTGCACCATGCCCACTTTCATTCCCCAACGACCATGCAATGATCGAAGGATGATTCTTATCTCGTTCAACCATGCGTTTCCCGCGATCATGGAATGCCAAGGAATACGATGAATTATGACATAACCACGGAGCGAATGCATGACTCTCAATGTTCGCCTCATCAATCACATACAAGCCCAGTTCGTCACATAGATCAAGCCAATATGGATCGTTAGGATAATGGGAACACCGAACCGAATTAATGTTATACTGCTTCATCAACACCGCATCTTGTCGCATCGTATCGCGGTCGACTGCTTTGCCCCGAGTCTCGTGGTGATCGTGTCGATTCACTCCATGAATGAGCACCCGCTTGCCATTGATCAGAAGCATTCGATCCCTGACCTCTACGGCCTTGAAGCCAATGCGCATTGACGTGTGCTCAACTTCACGGCCGTCAGCATTCTTCAGGCATAAGACCGCAGTATATAGATTTGGAACTTCAGCAGACCAAACGGAGACATCCCGCAGACACTCGTTGAATTTCGCACACAAGCGGTAGCGTGACCTAGACTCCGAGGCAATAGCTTCGGAGTCTAATGCCTGCTGATAAACTGCCTGACCAGATGGGCTAAAGAGTTGCAACTCCACTTGCCAGCCTTCGGGTAGATGGCCAGAAAACCCAAGCCCAACGGACATATCCAGAACCCCATCTCGGTATTCATTCTCCAAACTCGCACCACAAAACACATCTTCGATAAATACACTGTCTGTAGAATAAAGATAAACTTCGCGGTGAAGCCCGCCCATCCACCATTGATCCTGATCTTCCACAAAACTGGCATCCGACCACTTCACTACAATCGCTACGATGAGATTAGTTTCACCACACTTTATGTATGAACTCACATCGAATTCGGACGGCAAGCGGCTATCCTTGCCCATACCAACAAATTCCCCGTTCACGTAGAGGTAGAGAAGGCTTTCAGCACCACCAAAATGTAAAATGACCCGCCGATTGTCCCATGCTTCCGGAATACGAACTTCTTGCGAATACACTCCAGTCGGGTTCATTTTGGGAACAGTAGGAGGCTCATTCGAAAATGGCATTTGAACGTTGGTATAATGAGGGCGATCATATCCCTGCATGGTCCAGTTACCCGGAACCTCCACATGCCCCCAGTCGCCACGATCCGTATCAATGGCGACATCTCCCACTTGAAGGTCCCCCACTTGATCATGCATCTTGAAACGCCAGATTCTATTCAATGACATAAACCATGGCGAACGCTCACGATCTAAGGTTCTAGCGCTCAGATGTGTATCGAATGGATAGCACGTGGAACGCATCGGGAGTCGGCTTATCGAAACCACCTGTGGGTTTTCCCACAACCGAGTATCTAAAACCAACCCCAGTTCATCCGATTGAGCACTGGTTGCACTTTCCTTGAGGCAAATTCCTGAGGTATTTGAATCCATTAATTCCATCTCATCCAGTAAACTTGAATTTTCAATCTTGCGAAGTTGCAGCAAGCTGCATACATAAATCTACAAGATGAGTTTCATCGACCATTCCCCCGACTATCCCCCAATATATAGAATGGCAGGACAGCATGAAAAGCCCGACGATACGCGAGATTGCCAAGGCCTGTGGCGTTAATAACTCCACGGTATCTAGAGCCCTGAGTAATAAACCCTTGGTCTCCGCCGATACCCGTGAACGAATCTTGGCCATAGCCAAAGACATGGGCTGGAAACCAAATCCCCTGGCATCTGCGTATCTAGCGCATCGCCGCGCAACAAGATCGCCCAAATACAAGGCGCACATTGCCTATATTCTTGCTAGGGGCGATATCACCAAATTTTCCGCGCTGCCCGACTATGTTAAAATCCATTATACAGGCGCTCAAAAACGCGCTGAAGCACTCGGCTACACTTTAGAAATTTTTTGGCTTCACGAAATCAACTACAACCTCAAATCGCTATCGCGACTCTTATATGATCGCGGCGTGCCAGGTGCGATCTTTGCAACTCAGGATTTCCTCAATGAAAAGCAACTCGCGGAATTCAACTGGGACGCCTTTGCGACTGCCGCGACTGCCTATGACATGCTTCAGCCGATGCTTCACCGGGCCGCATTTTATTGGCCACACGCGGTTCGGTTAGCACTCGATAACATTGAAAGAGCAGGTTACAAAAAAATAGGCTTGGCGATTCCAGAATCAATGGATCGCCGTACTGATTATGCCTTAGCGGCGACCTATCACTACGCGGAAAAACATTCTGCTAGAGCCAAACGTTATGATTCTTACATATTCCCCGACACTCATGAGGGAAAGACGACCCTAAAGAACTGGATCTCAAAGAAGATGCCCGAAGTCATTATTGGCACAGAGGAAGTATGGAAGTCATTAAAACAACTAGGGTTGAAAGTCCCCAATGACATTGCCTTCGTGTCACCGCAATGGTCTTCTGTCTGGCCAGATGTTGCAGGGATCGACCAAGACCCGGCTTTGGTCGGAGCTAACACCTTAGACTTAGTGGCCAACCAACTCTTATGCAACGAACGCGGGATACCCAGCAAACCTCAGCTATTGCTCAGCGAAGGCATATGGAGGAACGGAAGAAGCCTACCGCAAAAATCATTAACTGACGACAAATTTTCGACCAAGGGCTGAGATGCAGCTTGCTGCATTAATTATAATTCGTAGCTGCGGTGATGTATCATTATCAAATCTACAACTTCAAAAACCTACCTATTCCCCAAACGCCTGAGAAAGAGCCGCATTGTTAACAACAATTCCCGAACCTAACACCAATAAAAACATTAAACTCACCAAAATATGAATAAATTATATCCGATCCCTAGCTTCTCTGTATTGGCCTTTAGCGCTCTAGCAATTCACGCGCACGGTGATGTAATATACTCAGAAACCTTTGACAACAATACTGCGGGTAATTTGGGCAGCTCATCCATTGGTTGGAGCGCTTATGTTGGAGCTTTCGCCACCGACATCTCTGGCACCATCCCTAACGGAGGCGATCGAATGGGAGTTGCTGACATCCCGGGTAACCCCTCTAGTGATGGCGATTCATATTTCTTCGCCTCCAACACAGGCAACACTCAAGACATTTCCTGGACGGGAATAGAAACCGGCTTATCACTATCCAATGTTTCTAGCATTTCCTGGCGTATGGGTAATGCGACAACTGCAACTACTGTAAAGATCCTCGTGCAAATTGGAGGTAGTTGGTATGCATCCTCAAGTGACTTCTCAAACAGTAGCACCTATACTGGTGGCACGTTTAGTTCAGCTGGAGCTGCCGACGATGTCCTCCAAGAGTTCACATTCTCCACAGATGCAGAGGATTGGCTCGAGCTGACTCTGAATCCGGGGGTCACAATGAGCCTTGGTTCTGCTCCAGTCTCAGACCTTTCATCATCAACAATCACAGGTCTAGGCTTCTACGTCGATACCAACAATACATTCACCACGGCTCGTTTAGACACACTGCAAGTTAACAGCATTCCTGAGGCATCAGTATTTGCCTTATACAGTGCATTGAGCGTGATGGCTCTAGTCTTTACGCGACGTCGTCGAAATTAGAAGAGATTCCCCTCTTGCTTCGAAAAATCGCAGCAACTAGTTGCCGCGCATCCTTCAGATGCGCGGCAATTAAAACGTCAGAAACCTTATTACTTCCCTGCGGCTTGGGCTCCAATGGAGGCAAACTAACCGCCGGCGCGTCCCAGAGACCGGAACAAGCACCGAAGGAGCCGGTTTTCTGACGAAAACTTCAACCGGCAATCAAGGCAGCATCCTGGAATTATCAAATGAAAATCCAGTGCAAATTCAGCTGGGGCTGATCGAAGCAGCAGGCTTCTTTCATACGCAAACAGCTCTACAATTCGCAAAGATAATGACAAACTCTTGTCTAGGATCAGCCAGATTCGAAGATTCATGTGCAGCTTGCTGCAATTCGTAAGTGTTTACGCCAAGATCCGGCTTTGTATGGTATGGCACAGCGCCTATAGCGGGCGTATAACCCCACCCCAAAGCAAATACCCCATGAAGACCTACGAAAACTGCAACCTCTCTCCTCATCTAAAACGAGCACATGGCTTTCTTGCCATAGCAACGCAAATAAAGCACCTGAGAATGGTGCCGCTCGTTGCCATTTTTTTGCTTACATTTTGCAGCACCTCGCATGCGCAAATCTTCGCAGACACCTGCGACGACCTATTGAACTGGACGACAGTCTATGGCTCGAGCCCAAACTTAAGCAATGCCGACAGTTCACTGTCCACGCTTCCCTACATCACGCTGAACAATGGCATCATCCAAGCCGAATTGCCCTACACAGTTACGGGAAGCTGGACACTCCGTTTCAATGCAAGCCATGGCGACTGGCAACGCGCTCTTTTAGCCAACGTACTAAATGCCGATGGTACCGAGGGCTATGGCCTTTGCTGGGACTCAGCCAGCAGCACTCAATACAACGGCGAAGGCCGAATGAGCCTACGCAAATTTTCGCCCGGCACCGCACACGGCTGGAATTACGGTGGAGACATCATGGGGGACACCCCACAAGATTACTGGGCTAGCAGCGGCCATGGTGCCCTAAGTGCACCGATGGCCCGGATTGAGCTGAGTTGGGATGCCATCAGCGGCACACTCGCATTGAGAGTCGACGGCGATCTCGTAAGCCAAGTAACCGACCAGACCTACATCCAGGACGGCCGATCAAAAAGGTTCCGGCGTGTTGAATTGCGCGGCAATACGACCTCCTTTTTTGACAACATTAAGTTTCAAACGACTTTCGAGGATTCAATGGATAGGCTATCGGGCTGGACTACAATGAGCGGGTCAGCACCAGACCTGTCGAATGCAGACTCCTCGCTAAGCAAAGTGCCCTACCTGACACTCGGCAATGGCCTGATCCGAGCCGATCTGGGAACTACGGTCACCACAAGCTGGACGCTCCGATTCAAGGCCAGCCACAGCGATTGGCAGCGCTACCTCTATGCCTGCGTAGTCAATGCCGACGGCACCGAAGGCTATGGGGTGCTCTGGGACTCCGCCAACAGCACACAGTACAACGGAGAAGGCCGAATCAGCATAAGAAAATTTTCGTCCGGCGATCCTCCAACTTTGTATAATGGCGGCGCCATACTGGCCGATCCACCAAATCCGGTTCGCAGCGGCCACAGAAGCCTGAGTGCGCCCATGGCATTGATTGAACTGAGCTGGGACGCATTCGATAACACGCTTTACCTGCGGGTCGATGGGATGCCGATCGCCAGTTACACCGATAACAGCTACGACTCGTTCAGTGCTGTTTACCTAAAGGGAAACACCACTTCAATGTTCGACGATGTCGTTCTTCTTCAAGACAATCCACCCACCCAAAGCGAAATCGATAATGCAATCGACATCACATCCCCCAGTTTCGGCGCAATTGGAGACGGCGTAACCGATAACCAAACCGCAATTACAAATGCCATCGCGGCGGCCAACAGCCAAAACAAAGCACTCTACATTCCACCGGGAGTATTCAAACACTCATCGATCCTATTGCTCAATGGAGCCAGTATATTTGGGCATGGTTATACCAGCGTATTGACAGGATCTGATCCAGCATACAGCACCGTCCGCCTCACGGGGAATGATGTCTTTCTGAAAAACTGTCGTTTAATTTCAAGCCACGCAACAGAACGCCTTCATACTGCCGAATCGACACTAATTCATGCCTACGAGGCCACTGACTTTGTCGTCACCGGGTGCTACCTTGAAGGAGCCGCATCTGCAGCTCTCATTACTGCAAATAAACCATCAATAGGTGGCTCAATCTATAACAACTGGATCTGGGATTCACTCGCCGACGGCATCCATATCACTTCAGGAAACCAAAACATTGGGATATGGGACAACCGAACCCGTAACACTGGAGATGATATGATCGCAGTCGTGTCCTATAACGGACCATTCGATGCCTGCGAGAACATCTGGATTGTCGGCAATGATGTTCGAAATCAACCCCACGGTCGAGGCATCACCTGCATCGGTGGGAAGAGTGTCACAATCGAAGGTAACCACATCAAAAATAGCAAAGGGGCAGGCATACATATCGCCTCCGAGGCATCCTATGATACTTATGGAGTCGAAGACATATCAGTAGTCGACAACCTGATTGTCGAAACAAGCGACAATCAGCATGGCGGTATCTTCATACGAGGCCGGAACGGATACCCAGTCGATGACGTAATGATCGAAAGAAATCGCATTCTGGACTGCGAAACTACCGGCATCCGCATACTGGATTATACGATGAACCTGACAGTGTACGATAATTACATCTACAACACGGCAAAGTCAGGGATCTCCCTATCAGGCATCCTCAAGAATATTACCATCTCAGGAAATGAACTATTGGACATCGGAGCTTACGGCATCCGCAGCTATAATAGTGCAAGTGGCACTGGAAGCTCTTTCATAATAAGTAACAATATCTTCACGGACATCCACTCAATCGGAACAGAAACATACATCGACGTCATTCAAATTGCAGCAGGATCCAATTGGTCGGATGTATCGATTACGGACAACCAATACGAAAACCCATCGAACCATTCAATCGAGCGATTCTTGGAAAGTCACTTCTCCAATGTCATCTTCAACGGTAATTCTTGGCCGAGTGGAGTCAACTATTACATAGCGCCGTAATCACTGCGTCGGAGCCTTCCAACCTATTGATTGGATAAAATAATTCAGCAACCTCGCTCCAATGCAGCTTGCTGCATTGGAGCGAGGTTGCTTTCTCTGAATATCGATACCATGTTGAATACTAAGTTTGAATGAGGCTTCACTAAAAGATTTGCCAAGCCTTCCCGAGACTGGAACCGCGTCCAGAAAAATCTATGAGCACACAGACACGATCAACCGAGCGAGGCACAGTAGCACTACCGTCTGGGTTCACATTGATTGAATTGCTGGCGACGATTGCAATTGTCGCGATTCTGGCCGCGATACTGTTCCCTACAGTCGCCAATGTTCGGCAATCAGTCCAGCAGACAGAATGCGTCAGCAATATGCGGCAAATCGGGATCGCGACTATGGCTTACGTTCAAGACAACAATGGCCGATATCCGTTGAGCAACGAAGAAGCTTCCTGGGACGCCAGGTTATTACCTTACTTGGATCACCCAAACACAGAGACTCCCTGCGAAGCACTCAAATGCCCGAGTGACGTGCGAAATTTAGTTTTAGAAAACAATAAATTTGCACGATCATACACCGCCAGCGCCCCATATACCAACTCAACCACGGGAAATACTGACAAGCGCGGAATGATCAGTGGCAAATATTCGCGCACGATCTTCGAATTAACAAACCCGCCGCAAACGGTCTTACTGACTGAGTGGTACACCGGTGCCGGAGGCGTTCCACTCGAGCGGCAACAGCAATTCAAAGAATCCTATTCCTACATCACGGGCTGGCTCGGCGGAGAAAGCGCACGAGGCTGGCCGAAACGTAGCGACGGGCAAGCATACCATGGTAATGTTATGAACTTTTGCTTTGCCGATGGACATGTGGAAAGCCTACCGCCCTGGGGAGTCAACACCCCAAAAAACAGATGGACCGCCATTGATTAAATCATTCTGACGTTAGGATTTCAACAATTCATCATTTATTTGGAGCATCCAACATTCCGGAAACTATTACTTCTTATCCGACGATGAACACTCCCAAGCCACTTTACCGCATCCCCCTACTCGCCATCAGCATCTTTTCCGCGATAACACATGCAGAGACCATTGTCCTTGAGGACGACATGGATTACGCGAACACTAGCTCACTCAGGTCTAAATGGTCTAGCATCAATTCCTCACCTTCTCTTGCTTCTGAGCTCAAATTCACCCCCCTCCCTTTGAGTTTGGAAAACCCAATCCCTATTAGCGGGAAATTCATGCTTTTGAACAATGGGATCGCATACCGCAAATTAGGGCAAACCATCACGACGGACTGGACATTGACAGCAAGAGTCCTCTTTTCCAGCTATCGACGCGGCCTTCGAGTTTTCCTGCTCAACGATACAGGTGAAGAAGGCTATGGCTTCGGTTGGTCCAGCCAAAACCCGGATCAGTTTGATGGCAACGGCAGCGTAAGAATCACAAAGTTCCAAGACGATGATTACGACAGCTGGAACACTTTCAGAGGAAGCCAAGACTTCGAAGCTGTAAATTCCGGACACCCAGTCACAGGCTATAAAGTCACAGCCACTCCTGACTCCGATCAGCATAATGCCAATTATGACATGACTAACTGGCATGACATGATGACTGCCACTTTGACATGGGACGCTTCAAGCGGGCAGTTGACTTTATTCATCAATGGTGAACGAGTTTCGTCCCATCAAGACACTGAGTTCAATCGCTTCTCTTCGATCTACTTGAGAGGCAATACAAGCGCCTACTTCGACAAGATCGTGCTCACAGTAAGTGATCATTAGTCTATTCTCCCAGCAGTCGAGTTAGCTGCCGACCGAAGCAAATGCGATGAGATTAAGTAAGTAGCTCGACGAAGCCATCCTCCGAATAAGTGAGGTTACGGGCGACCTGCGCCATCACCGGACTATTCATCTGGCAGCTAATCTGAACAATCATGGCCTGACACTTAGCAAGTTTTCGTCTTTGGGTATTACTCAAAGACAACTTCACATCCTTCTTCTCCAGCTCTTCCTTGAGTATCTTATTCTCGGGTATGCAAACAGTTGATCACATCAAGCAGAGTTTGCGGTTCAGCCAGCCTGTCATTGCGACGAGTTCCGTGGCAAAGCCGACAACCGAAGGCAATATGGTCAATCGCGTCCTCAAAACGTTTTGTCGTATTGTGATAAATCGTTGGCAAGTCATGTAGATGCTAAATTTGAGCCTCTCATCGCAACAATTTAAGGTCGCAAACAACTGACAACCAAGTTCCTTCTTCCGACTCCCCCAACTAATTTAATAAGCTAGACCTTATGATGGGCTAATAGGCTGTATGCTACCGTATTTGGTTCAATTTTTACACCGCTGCTTCCACCTTCCTTTTCTTCATGATGATAGTAGTTCAGCACCCCTCCTAGCCGTTCACTTTTCACGATTGAACCACTCTCTGAGTGGCTCTGAGGGATGTTCGGAAAAGGTATTTGATGATCAAGCCCTTGGTGATTCCGTTCTTGATGAAAATGCTCAATATACTGCCCGATAGCCTTACGGAGTGACTTCTAACTGAAGAATATCATCTGGTCAATGCACTCACGCTTGATGGCTGATACGAAACTTTCCGCATAGCCGTTTTGCTGCGGGCACCCCACCCTTGTTTGGATGACTTCAACCCCGGAATCCGTGAGTATCTGACGAAACTCTTTTGTATAAAGCGGATCGTGGTCACAGACAAAGAAACGCCGTCGTTTGAGAATGCCGTCACAGCTGTCAGTCATGTTCCGAGCCACTTGTGCCATCACCGCCCCGTTCACCTGACAGCCGATGTGAGCGACCTCCACCTGACGTTTCGCCAAGTTCATCACGAAGAACACGTGATATCGAACCAGCCCGCGAAGAGTCCATACTTCTACCGTGAAAAAATCTGCGACGGACATCACATCCATGTGAGAGCGCACGAAAGTTTTGCTGTTCATGTCGCCCAAAGGGCACCCACACAAACATCCCTTCGGGCCATCTACGATGCACCATCTTCGCACTGTTGTGCTTCGTCCAGTTGGATTGCTTGCCGCGCTCTGGTGAAGGAATGATTCCTTTAGCCCTGAGTATATTGCCAACAGTCGTCATACTCACTTTGTAACCAAGATTAGAAAGAGCCCCTTGGATGCGGCCATAGGAAATAGCTAGTATTTGGACGCTATGCTTTTGTCGTCGCTACGCGACTCGGAACCTCGGCAAATTTGACGCAGAGTTCCCGAATAACCTCCATCCGTTCCTGTCGGTCGGTTTTCACGACTCGCTTACCAGTATATTTAAGAGCTATTAACTTCCGATGCCATCCCAGGATCGTTTCCGGTCGATCCAAAGCCGCATATTTCTGCAACTGAGCTCAACCCATCGCCTTGCCTCGATTGGCCAAATTACGACGCTGATGATTGTCCAAACGCAGCTTCTTACCCGTCGATTCGAACTGCTGTTTCAAAATCTGGTTCTCCTCAAGGAGATACTCGATCACCTTCTGCTGCTTGCGGTTCATCCAACCCGCCAAAACCACTAAGAATATCTGGACTTGTTTATTCAAGCGCACGAAGGTCGGAAATTGAGAAAAGGCCGTCAAGGCGCATTAACACAGAACTGACCGTATAAGTGAAGGGGGCAGGAACCAATCTGGGAGTCTTTGAGGAAATACTGCTGCTACGAGAAAAGAACCCGACTTAACTACAATCAAGTTTGCGAAGCCATTGAATTCATCGAAACAATGTAGAGCATAAAAGCGTAAGTTGACGC
The nucleotide sequence above comes from Coraliomargarita algicola. Encoded proteins:
- a CDS encoding prepilin-type N-terminal cleavage/methylation domain-containing protein; amino-acid sequence: MSTQTRSTERGTVALPSGFTLIELLATIAIVAILAAILFPTVANVRQSVQQTECVSNMRQIGIATMAYVQDNNGRYPLSNEEASWDARLLPYLDHPNTETPCEALKCPSDVRNLVLENNKFARSYTASAPYTNSTTGNTDKRGMISGKYSRTIFELTNPPQTVLLTEWYTGAGGVPLERQQQFKESYSYITGWLGGESARGWPKRSDGQAYHGNVMNFCFADGHVESLPPWGVNTPKNRWTAID
- a CDS encoding integrase core domain-containing protein, whose translation is MNSKTFVRSHMDVMSVADFFTVEVWTLRGLVRYHVFFVMNLAKRQVEVAHIGCQVNGAVMAQVARNMTDSCDGILKRRRFFVCDHDPLYTKEFRQILTDSGVEVIQTRVGCPQQNGYAESFVSAIKRECIDQMIFFS